From a single Aquincola tertiaricarbonis genomic region:
- a CDS encoding NCS1 family nucleobase:cation symporter-1 produces MTTAISATAVPAAAEAHPESNALIKPGYDPRLTNEDLAPLKKQTWGQYNIFAFWMSDVHSVGGYITAGSLFALGLSSWQVLVSLLVGIVIVQFFCNLVAKPSQVTGAPYPVVCRASFGVLGANIPAIIRGLIAVAWYGIQTYLASSAFMVLALHFYPNLAPYADVAQHGFVGLSTLGWVAFMVMWVLQAFVFWHGMEAIRKFIDWAGPGVYVVMAVLCGWLVWKAGWNNIDLNLGGIKFQGWDALPVMLSAIALVVSYFSGPMLNFGDFSRYGKSFEAVKKGNFWGLPINFVFFSLLTVITTAATLPVFGELITDPVHTVGKIDSTTAVVLGALTFMIATVGINIVANFVSPAFDFSNVAPQHISWRTGGMIAAVGSIFLTPWNLYNNPEVIHYTLDVLGSFIGPLFGILIADYYLVQRQQIDVDALYTMSERGRYWYAKGYNPKAIIAMVPAALIPILCVIVPAWRGAANYAWFIGMALGFVIYAAINRKP; encoded by the coding sequence ATGACGACAGCCATCAGCGCCACAGCCGTCCCCGCGGCTGCCGAGGCGCACCCTGAATCCAACGCGCTGATCAAGCCCGGCTATGACCCGCGGCTGACCAACGAAGACCTGGCGCCGCTGAAGAAGCAGACCTGGGGCCAGTACAACATCTTCGCGTTCTGGATGAGCGACGTGCACAGCGTCGGCGGCTACATCACCGCCGGCAGCCTGTTCGCGCTGGGGCTGTCGAGCTGGCAGGTGCTGGTCTCGCTGCTGGTGGGCATCGTCATCGTGCAGTTCTTCTGCAACCTGGTGGCCAAGCCCAGCCAGGTCACGGGCGCGCCTTATCCGGTGGTGTGCCGCGCCTCCTTCGGTGTGCTGGGCGCCAACATCCCGGCCATCATCCGCGGGCTCATCGCGGTGGCGTGGTACGGCATCCAGACCTACCTGGCCTCCAGCGCCTTCATGGTGCTGGCGCTGCACTTCTACCCGAACCTCGCGCCCTATGCCGACGTGGCGCAGCACGGCTTCGTGGGCCTGTCCACGCTGGGCTGGGTGGCGTTCATGGTGATGTGGGTGCTGCAGGCCTTCGTGTTCTGGCACGGCATGGAAGCCATCCGCAAGTTCATCGACTGGGCCGGCCCGGGCGTGTATGTGGTAATGGCCGTGCTGTGCGGCTGGCTGGTGTGGAAGGCGGGCTGGAACAACATCGACCTGAACCTGGGCGGCATCAAGTTCCAGGGCTGGGACGCGCTGCCGGTGATGCTGTCGGCCATTGCGCTGGTGGTCAGCTACTTCAGCGGCCCGATGCTCAACTTCGGCGACTTCTCGCGCTACGGCAAGAGCTTCGAGGCGGTGAAGAAGGGCAACTTCTGGGGCCTGCCCATCAACTTCGTGTTCTTCTCGCTGCTGACGGTGATCACCACCGCCGCCACGCTGCCGGTGTTCGGCGAGCTGATCACCGACCCCGTGCACACCGTGGGCAAGATCGACAGCACCACGGCCGTGGTGCTGGGCGCGCTCACCTTCATGATCGCCACCGTCGGCATCAACATCGTGGCCAACTTCGTGTCGCCGGCCTTCGACTTCAGCAACGTGGCGCCGCAGCACATCAGCTGGCGCACCGGCGGCATGATCGCCGCGGTCGGCAGCATCTTCCTGACGCCCTGGAACCTCTACAACAACCCCGAGGTCATCCACTACACGCTGGACGTGCTGGGCTCCTTCATCGGCCCGCTGTTCGGCATCCTGATCGCCGACTACTACCTGGTGCAGCGCCAGCAGATCGACGTGGATGCGCTGTACACCATGAGTGAGCGCGGCCGCTACTGGTATGCCAAGGGCTACAACCCCAAGGCCATCATCGCGATGGTGCCGGCCGCGCTGATCCCCATCCTGTGCGTCATCGTGCCGGCCTGGCGCGGCGCCGCCAACTACGCCTGGTTCATCGGCATGGCGCTGGGCTTCGTGATCTACGCGGCCATCAACCGCAAGCCCTGA
- the bla gene encoding class A beta-lactamase codes for MHRRHFAAGLGLAGLALAALGGPARAAQKTWGSEDEAAWALLEAGVGGRLGVAVLDTGTGQLSGQRLDERFPMCSTFKWLLAAHVLQRVDAGQERLDRRIVYGHEVLIEHSPVTRLHADGSGMTLAELCEATVTVSDNAAANLILQTLGGPAGLTTFVRTLGDHQTRLDRTEPTLNEATPGDPRDTTTPRAMAGALQRAVLGDALSPAGQGQLVRWLQATSTGFKRLRASVPAGWQAGDKTGTGARGTSNDVAVFWPPNAAPLVVCAYLTECTAEPPRRDAAIAGVGRRVVEAYR; via the coding sequence ATGCACCGAAGACACTTTGCCGCCGGGCTGGGGCTGGCTGGGCTGGCCCTGGCCGCGCTGGGCGGGCCGGCACGTGCCGCCCAGAAAACTTGGGGCAGCGAGGACGAAGCCGCGTGGGCGCTGCTGGAAGCCGGCGTCGGCGGCCGGCTGGGCGTGGCGGTGCTGGACACCGGCACGGGCCAGCTCAGCGGCCAGCGGCTGGACGAGCGCTTTCCGATGTGCAGCACCTTCAAGTGGCTGCTGGCGGCCCATGTGCTGCAGCGGGTGGATGCCGGGCAGGAGCGGCTGGACCGCCGCATCGTCTACGGCCACGAGGTGCTGATCGAGCATTCGCCGGTCACGCGCCTGCATGCCGACGGCAGCGGCATGACGCTGGCCGAGCTGTGCGAGGCCACCGTCACCGTCAGCGACAACGCGGCGGCCAACCTTATCCTGCAGACGCTGGGCGGGCCGGCCGGTCTCACCACCTTCGTGCGCACGCTGGGTGACCACCAGACGCGGCTCGACCGCACCGAACCCACGTTGAACGAGGCCACACCCGGCGACCCGCGCGACACCACGACGCCGCGCGCGATGGCCGGTGCACTGCAGAGGGCGGTGCTGGGCGATGCCTTGTCGCCCGCCGGCCAGGGCCAGCTGGTGCGTTGGCTGCAGGCCACTTCCACCGGCTTCAAGCGGCTGCGGGCCTCGGTGCCCGCCGGCTGGCAGGCCGGCGACAAGACCGGCACCGGCGCCCGCGGCACCAGCAACGACGTGGCGGTGTTCTGGCCGCCCAACGCGGCGCCGCTGGTGGTGTGCGCCTACCTCACCGAATGCACGGCAGAGCCGCCACGGCGGGATGCGGCGATCGCCGGCGTCGGTCGCCGCGTGGTCGAGGCCTACCGCTGA
- a CDS encoding STAS-like domain-containing protein, translating into MNARLAELTSTITQDVLAHPRDLSRVLQERHQVSRATAAKYIKELEAAGWIARSGPATHPVFTPGYKRRVHRWYVLQNLDEQTPWERDFDPFFQLKPNVRGIAHHGFTEMLNNAIDHSEGTNVLCSMTLSDSRLDIAIADDGLGIFRKIARALDLPDERQALLELSKGKFTTDPTRHSGEGVFFTSRMFDQFLIEANDLRYAHLSADLQDRLDEVADATDGTIVLMSIAADSTRTTREIFDQYTSGPDDFTFDKTVVPMRLAKYGTEQLVSRSQAKRLIARFDRFKIVVLDFEGVDSIGQGFADELFRVYARAHPDIRLETVNAVEDVLRMVRRVTAAG; encoded by the coding sequence ATGAATGCCCGCCTTGCAGAACTGACGTCCACCATCACGCAAGACGTGCTCGCGCATCCGCGCGACTTGAGCCGCGTGCTGCAAGAGCGGCACCAAGTGTCTCGGGCTACCGCGGCGAAGTACATCAAGGAGCTGGAAGCTGCGGGTTGGATTGCCCGCAGCGGACCGGCCACACACCCGGTCTTCACGCCCGGCTACAAGCGCCGGGTTCACCGCTGGTACGTGCTGCAGAACTTGGACGAACAGACGCCGTGGGAACGGGACTTCGACCCTTTCTTCCAGCTCAAGCCCAATGTGCGTGGCATTGCGCATCATGGCTTCACGGAGATGCTCAACAATGCCATCGATCACTCGGAAGGCACCAACGTGCTGTGCAGCATGACCTTGTCCGACAGCAGGCTGGACATCGCGATCGCTGATGATGGCCTGGGCATCTTTCGCAAGATCGCGCGTGCGCTGGACTTGCCTGACGAGCGGCAGGCGCTGCTCGAACTGTCGAAAGGCAAGTTCACCACCGATCCCACCCGGCACTCCGGCGAGGGCGTGTTCTTCACCTCACGCATGTTCGACCAGTTCCTGATCGAAGCCAACGACCTGCGCTACGCGCACCTGAGTGCGGACCTGCAGGACAGGCTCGATGAGGTGGCCGATGCCACGGACGGCACCATCGTCCTCATGAGCATCGCGGCGGACAGCACGCGCACGACGAGGGAAATCTTCGACCAGTACACCAGTGGCCCGGACGACTTCACGTTCGACAAGACCGTGGTGCCGATGCGGCTCGCCAAGTACGGCACCGAACAATTGGTCTCCCGCTCGCAAGCCAAGCGACTGATCGCACGCTTCGATCGCTTCAAAATCGTCGTGCTCGATTTCGAGGGCGTGGACAGCATCGGCCAGGGTTTCGCCGATGAGCTGTTCCGTGTTTACGCGCGTGCGCACCCCGATATCCGGCTGGAAACCGTCAACGCCGTTGAAGATGTCCTGCGCATGGTGCGCCGCGTCACCGCGGCGGGCTGA
- a CDS encoding LysR family transcriptional regulator encodes MQLPLNALRAFEAAARHLSFTKAALELRVTQNAVAAQVKKLEQRVGVPLFRRLPRGLALTDEGHALLPMLSETFERLGAVLGQLREGRPREVLTVAAVGTYAVGWLLPRLPAFERAHPFIDLRLLTHNNRVDLSGEGLHYAIRFGDGRWHGTEADALMDTPLSPVCSPAIAGRLQAPADLAREPLLRSYRPDEWPRWFEAAQLPPPRLRGPVFDSSVTMAAAAEQGAGVALLPPAMFAEALRDERLVQPFALHITLGGYWLTRLRSRPPTPAMTSFRHWLLAEHGADATPGAERRRAPTAQEAGAP; translated from the coding sequence ATGCAGTTGCCCCTCAATGCCTTGCGCGCCTTCGAAGCGGCGGCGCGCCACCTCAGCTTCACGAAGGCCGCCCTTGAATTGCGCGTGACGCAGAACGCCGTGGCCGCGCAGGTGAAGAAACTGGAGCAGCGCGTAGGCGTGCCGCTGTTCCGTCGCCTGCCGCGCGGCCTGGCGCTCACCGACGAAGGCCATGCCCTGCTGCCGATGCTCAGCGAGACCTTTGAGCGCCTGGGCGCAGTGCTCGGCCAGCTGCGCGAAGGCCGCCCGCGCGAGGTGCTCACCGTCGCTGCCGTGGGCACCTATGCGGTGGGCTGGCTGCTGCCCCGGCTGCCAGCCTTCGAGCGGGCCCATCCTTTCATCGACCTGCGGCTGCTGACGCACAACAACCGCGTGGACCTGTCCGGCGAAGGCCTGCACTACGCCATCCGCTTTGGCGACGGCCGCTGGCACGGCACCGAGGCGGATGCGCTGATGGACACGCCGCTCTCGCCGGTGTGCAGCCCGGCCATCGCCGGGCGGCTGCAGGCTCCGGCCGACCTGGCCCGCGAGCCGCTGCTGCGCTCGTACCGGCCCGACGAATGGCCGCGCTGGTTCGAAGCCGCTCAGCTGCCGCCACCGCGGCTGCGTGGCCCGGTGTTCGACTCTTCGGTGACCATGGCCGCGGCGGCCGAACAAGGCGCCGGGGTGGCGCTGCTGCCGCCCGCGATGTTTGCCGAGGCCTTGCGCGATGAGCGGCTGGTGCAGCCCTTTGCACTGCACATCACGCTGGGCGGCTACTGGCTCACGCGGCTGCGGTCGCGGCCGCCGACGCCGGCGATGACCAGCTTCCGCCACTGGCTGCTGGCCGAGCACGGTGCTGACGCGACGCCTGGCGCAGAGCGTCGGAGAGCACCTACAGCGCAAGAAGCCGGCGCCCCGTAG
- a CDS encoding ArsR/SmtB family transcription factor yields the protein MDPSSLDPQALRQAAGEAVAALKLLANEERLLLLCQLSRGEQCVGDLEAALGIRQPTLSQQLGVLRTEGVVNTRRQGKQIFYSVADERLLGILSVLAALYCPQP from the coding sequence ATGGACCCCTCCTCGCTCGATCCCCAGGCGCTGCGGCAGGCCGCCGGCGAGGCGGTGGCCGCGCTCAAGCTGCTGGCCAACGAAGAGCGACTGCTGCTGCTGTGTCAGCTGTCGCGGGGCGAGCAATGCGTGGGCGACCTGGAAGCGGCGCTGGGCATCCGCCAGCCCACGCTGTCGCAGCAGCTGGGCGTGCTGCGCACCGAAGGCGTGGTCAACACCCGCCGCCAGGGCAAGCAGATCTTCTACAGCGTGGCCGACGAGCGGCTGCTGGGCATCCTGTCGGTGCTGGCGGCCCTCTACTGCCCGCAGCCCTGA
- a CDS encoding methyl-accepting chemotaxis protein, with translation MNTLNMSIRARLLLSFGLLALGLLAVSVLALHALGLSNHAFRHFLAGANLRAQTAARIHEAVDARAVAARNLVLLTDAQDRATEKAAVLAAHADVTAQLARLQSLTAEADDATPQLRALTEDIARVEQRYGPVALAIVDLALADRRDDAISRMNAECRPLLAELLKATNAYAGAAAEQVRQLTAEADAQHARWRTLLAVACALAFIAAATAGWLIARSLSRALGAEPADLCRAAQQVAAGNLLPIASADTAPTGSALASLHAMQASLARIVAQVRDSSHAIATGTAHIATGNADLSQRTEEQACSLQQTAASMEQLTATVQLNAETARQATQLATQASAVAREGGEVVGRVVHTMGEISAASQRITDIIGVIDGLSFQTNLLALNAAVEAARAGEQGRGFAVVASEVRTLAQRSAEAAREIKALIADSAGKVEAGSREVGHAGRTMDEIVAQVGQVSRLIGEIQAATQAQSQGIGQVGVAVSQLDEVTQRNAALVDRSATAADGVSRQAERLVQAVGVFQLAA, from the coding sequence ATGAACACGTTGAATATGAGCATCCGGGCCAGGCTTTTGTTGTCGTTCGGGCTGCTGGCGCTTGGCCTCTTGGCAGTCTCGGTGCTGGCACTGCATGCGCTGGGGCTGTCGAACCACGCCTTCCGCCACTTCCTGGCCGGCGCCAATCTGCGCGCGCAGACGGCCGCGCGCATCCATGAAGCGGTGGATGCGCGGGCCGTGGCCGCCCGCAACCTGGTGCTGCTGACCGATGCGCAGGACCGTGCCACCGAAAAGGCCGCCGTGCTGGCCGCCCATGCCGACGTGACGGCGCAGTTGGCGCGCCTGCAGTCGCTGACGGCCGAGGCCGACGATGCAACGCCGCAGCTGCGCGCGCTGACCGAGGACATCGCCCGCGTGGAGCAGCGCTACGGGCCGGTGGCGCTGGCCATCGTGGACCTGGCGCTGGCGGACCGGCGCGATGATGCCATCTCCCGCATGAATGCCGAATGCCGGCCGCTGCTGGCCGAGTTGCTCAAGGCCACCAATGCCTATGCCGGCGCGGCGGCCGAACAGGTGCGCCAGCTCACGGCCGAGGCCGATGCGCAGCATGCCCGCTGGCGCACGCTGCTGGCGGTGGCCTGCGCGCTGGCCTTCATCGCGGCGGCCACCGCGGGCTGGCTGATCGCCCGCAGCCTCTCGCGCGCCCTGGGGGCAGAGCCGGCCGATCTGTGCCGTGCCGCGCAGCAGGTGGCCGCGGGCAACCTGCTGCCCATCGCCAGTGCCGACACCGCGCCCACGGGCAGCGCGCTGGCCTCGCTGCATGCCATGCAGGCCAGCCTGGCCCGCATCGTGGCCCAGGTGCGCGACAGCTCCCACGCCATCGCCACCGGCACCGCGCACATCGCCACCGGCAATGCCGACCTGAGCCAGCGCACCGAGGAGCAGGCCTGCAGCCTGCAGCAGACCGCTGCCTCGATGGAGCAGCTCACGGCCACCGTGCAGCTCAATGCCGAGACGGCCCGCCAGGCCACGCAGCTGGCTACGCAGGCCAGCGCCGTGGCCCGAGAAGGCGGCGAGGTGGTGGGCCGCGTGGTGCACACCATGGGCGAGATCAGCGCCGCCAGCCAGCGCATCACCGACATCATCGGCGTGATCGATGGCCTGTCGTTCCAGACCAACCTGCTGGCGCTCAACGCGGCGGTGGAGGCCGCCCGCGCCGGCGAGCAGGGCCGCGGCTTTGCGGTGGTGGCCAGCGAGGTGCGCACGCTGGCCCAGCGCAGTGCCGAGGCGGCGCGCGAGATCAAGGCCTTGATCGCCGACAGCGCTGGCAAGGTGGAGGCGGGCAGCCGCGAGGTGGGCCACGCCGGGCGCACGATGGACGAGATCGTGGCCCAGGTGGGCCAGGTCAGCCGGCTGATCGGCGAGATCCAGGCCGCCACGCAGGCGCAGAGCCAGGGCATCGGGCAGGTGGGCGTGGCCGTCAGCCAGCTCGACGAGGTGACCCAGCGAAATGCCGCGCTGGTGGACCGCAGCGCCACCGCCGCCGATGGCGTGAGCCGCCAGGCCGAGCGCCTGGTGCAAGCGGTGGGTGTGTTCCAGCTGGCGGCATAG
- a CDS encoding DUF6691 family protein, translated as MLFILASLAAGLVFGLGLIVSGMSDPAKVLGFLDLAGAWDPSLALVMGGAIAVGLPAFAWAARRKTSLLGAPMQLPAARQVDRRLLGGSLLFGIGWGVAGFCPGPALVAMGMGEAGAVVFVLAMLAGMALFEGLERRRSAA; from the coding sequence ATGCTGTTCATCCTCGCTTCGCTGGCCGCCGGCCTGGTGTTCGGCCTCGGCCTCATCGTCTCGGGCATGTCCGATCCGGCCAAGGTGCTGGGCTTCCTCGACCTGGCCGGCGCCTGGGACCCCTCCCTGGCGTTGGTGATGGGCGGTGCCATCGCGGTGGGTCTGCCGGCCTTTGCCTGGGCCGCGCGGCGCAAGACCTCGCTGCTGGGCGCCCCCATGCAGCTGCCGGCGGCCCGCCAGGTGGACCGCCGCCTGCTGGGCGGTAGCCTGCTGTTCGGCATTGGCTGGGGCGTCGCGGGCTTCTGCCCCGGTCCGGCGCTGGTGGCCATGGGCATGGGCGAGGCCGGCGCGGTGGTGTTCGTGCTGGCCATGCTGGCGGGCATGGCGCTTTTTGAGGGGCTGGAGCGCCGGCGCTCGGCCGCTTGA
- a CDS encoding GntR family transcriptional regulator: MPRARKTAEPATPLAADPSADTAAAASPQATVESIAQDLAQAIVEKRLPPGTWLREEALGRVYAVSRTKVRAALLTLSKDKLIEIIPDKGAFVSRPSVQEAREVFGVRRILEAEVVRLFVANAKRSHYQALEQHIRTERNTLRQVATNGTVREKLLGDFHVALAECTGHQVLTELVRELVARSSLIAMLYHSDNDPHCSSDEHADFLRLCRQGDAEAAVAQMTGHLQRIENSLRLDGAVPDRQTDLVKALLA; the protein is encoded by the coding sequence ATGCCCCGTGCCCGCAAGACTGCCGAACCTGCCACCCCCCTGGCGGCCGACCCCAGCGCCGACACCGCCGCCGCGGCCAGCCCGCAGGCCACGGTGGAAAGCATCGCGCAGGACCTGGCGCAGGCCATCGTGGAAAAGCGCCTGCCGCCCGGCACCTGGCTGCGTGAAGAGGCGCTGGGCCGTGTGTACGCGGTCAGCCGCACCAAGGTGCGCGCGGCGCTGCTCACGCTCAGCAAGGACAAGCTGATCGAGATCATCCCGGACAAGGGTGCCTTCGTCAGCCGCCCCAGCGTGCAGGAAGCGCGCGAGGTGTTCGGCGTGCGCCGCATCCTGGAAGCTGAGGTGGTGCGCCTGTTCGTGGCCAACGCCAAGCGCAGCCACTACCAGGCGCTGGAGCAGCACATCCGCACCGAGCGCAACACCTTGCGCCAGGTGGCCACCAACGGCACCGTGCGCGAAAAGCTGCTGGGCGATTTCCACGTGGCGCTGGCCGAATGCACCGGCCACCAGGTGCTGACCGAGCTGGTGCGCGAGCTGGTGGCCCGCAGCTCGCTGATCGCGATGCTCTACCACTCCGACAACGACCCGCACTGCTCGTCCGACGAGCATGCCGACTTCTTGCGCCTGTGCCGCCAGGGCGACGCCGAAGCCGCGGTGGCGCAGATGACCGGCCACCTGCAGCGCATCGAGAACAGCCTGCGCCTGGACGGCGCGGTGCCGGATCGGCAGACCGATCTGGTCAAGGCCTTGCTGGCCTGA
- a CDS encoding YeeE/YedE family protein: MQPFHIDWPAFTPISALLGGLLIGLAAASFVLLNGRIAGISGVLGGLLRPRAGDIGWRAAFVAGLLLAPLLYWLLLGPLPVPHIEAGTGTLVAAGLLVGVGTRYGSGCTSGHGVCGLSRLSPRSLAATLAFMSAGFATVFVLRHLLG, translated from the coding sequence ATGCAGCCGTTCCACATCGACTGGCCTGCTTTCACCCCGATCAGCGCGCTGCTGGGCGGCCTGCTGATCGGCCTGGCGGCCGCCTCGTTCGTGCTGCTCAATGGCCGCATCGCCGGCATCAGCGGCGTGCTGGGCGGGCTGCTGCGGCCACGCGCGGGCGACATCGGCTGGCGCGCGGCCTTCGTCGCGGGGCTGCTGCTGGCACCGCTGCTGTACTGGCTGCTGCTGGGCCCGCTGCCCGTGCCGCACATCGAAGCGGGCACCGGCACGCTGGTGGCCGCCGGGCTGCTGGTGGGCGTGGGCACACGCTACGGCAGCGGCTGCACCAGCGGGCATGGGGTGTGCGGCCTGTCCCGGCTGTCACCGCGGTCACTGGCCGCCACGCTGGCCTTCATGAGCGCCGGCTTTGCCACCGTCTTCGTGCTGCGGCACCTGTTGGGCTGA
- a CDS encoding response regulator transcription factor, producing the protein MCWADSDEFLLSPHAFGHPLYLVQTRQRGIGGIALMKVLRQRTDAGIVALSRRPQAELPAALDAGADIVLPLSAPAAHVLAAVRAVQRRCAQQSAQTVRAALPVDLPWTLQPEGHCLLTPDGTRVVLSASELVVMRILAQAPRHRVERRELLQQLWGEQAGEMDNALQAMLYRLRRRIEQASRWPAPVHAVARVGYEFRAPLKLA; encoded by the coding sequence ATGTGCTGGGCCGACAGTGACGAGTTTCTGCTGTCGCCCCATGCCTTCGGCCACCCGCTGTACCTGGTGCAGACGCGACAGCGTGGCATCGGCGGCATCGCCTTGATGAAGGTGCTGCGACAGCGCACCGACGCCGGCATCGTGGCCCTGTCACGGCGGCCGCAGGCCGAGCTGCCGGCTGCGCTGGACGCCGGGGCCGACATCGTGCTGCCGCTGTCCGCCCCCGCCGCGCATGTGCTGGCCGCGGTGCGGGCGGTGCAGCGCCGCTGCGCCCAGCAGTCCGCGCAGACGGTGCGCGCGGCCCTGCCCGTGGACCTGCCTTGGACGCTGCAGCCGGAAGGCCACTGCCTGCTGACGCCCGATGGCACACGCGTCGTGCTCAGCGCCAGCGAGCTGGTGGTGATGCGCATCCTGGCCCAGGCGCCGCGCCACCGGGTGGAACGGCGCGAATTGCTGCAGCAGCTGTGGGGCGAGCAGGCGGGCGAGATGGACAACGCGCTGCAGGCCATGCTGTACCGGCTGCGCCGCCGCATCGAGCAGGCCAGCCGCTGGCCGGCGCCCGTGCACGCCGTGGCCCGCGTGGGCTATGAGTTCCGGGCGCCGTTGAAGCTGGCCTGA
- a CDS encoding lysylphosphatidylglycerol synthase domain-containing protein has product MGSDSATISTPHDAPASADAGPRAGGVSGFWARYKRWVVPAFALLVLAMLLSHAHKIDWAGAWEALKQYKLSLLAGVLGLALASHALYGCFDLLGRHHTRHKLGRVRTWAIAVASYAFNLNLGSLVGGVALRARLYAKAGLDEATVAQVVGVSLATNWLGYGLLAGTLFASGMIAPPEQAHMTATTFRWMGVGMVALAGAYVAWCFASKGRTWQFRGRKVRLPSGPLALIQVTISACNWALMGGAMYLLLGGQVSYGMTLGVLMAAAVVGVVTPIPAGLGVLEAVYLALLSGTVPQGKLMGAVLAYRALYYLLPLATGIVIYLALERYAVTHPAQEGQAA; this is encoded by the coding sequence ATGGGCAGCGACTCGGCCACCATCTCCACCCCCCACGATGCGCCGGCAAGCGCGGACGCAGGCCCGCGTGCCGGCGGCGTATCGGGCTTCTGGGCCCGCTACAAACGCTGGGTGGTGCCGGCCTTTGCGCTGCTGGTGCTGGCGATGCTGCTGTCGCACGCGCACAAGATCGACTGGGCCGGCGCCTGGGAGGCGCTGAAGCAGTACAAGCTCTCGTTGCTGGCCGGTGTGCTGGGGCTGGCACTGGCCAGCCACGCGCTGTATGGCTGCTTCGACCTGCTGGGCCGGCACCATACCCGCCACAAGCTGGGCCGCGTGCGCACCTGGGCCATCGCGGTGGCCAGCTATGCCTTCAACCTGAACCTGGGTTCCCTGGTGGGCGGCGTGGCGCTGCGGGCGCGGCTGTATGCCAAGGCGGGCCTGGACGAAGCGACGGTGGCGCAGGTGGTGGGTGTGAGCCTGGCCACCAACTGGCTGGGCTACGGCCTGCTGGCCGGCACGCTGTTCGCGTCGGGCATGATCGCGCCCCCCGAACAGGCCCACATGACGGCCACCACCTTCCGCTGGATGGGCGTGGGCATGGTGGCGCTGGCGGGTGCCTACGTGGCCTGGTGCTTCGCTTCCAAGGGCCGCACCTGGCAGTTCCGCGGCCGCAAGGTGCGGCTGCCTTCGGGGCCGCTGGCGCTGATCCAGGTGACCATCTCGGCCTGCAACTGGGCGCTGATGGGCGGCGCGATGTACCTGCTGCTCGGCGGCCAGGTGAGCTACGGCATGACGCTGGGCGTGCTGATGGCCGCCGCGGTGGTGGGCGTGGTCACCCCCATCCCGGCCGGGCTGGGCGTGCTGGAAGCGGTGTACCTGGCCTTGCTGTCAGGCACGGTGCCGCAGGGCAAGCTGATGGGCGCGGTGCTGGCCTACCGCGCGCTGTACTACCTGCTGCCGCTGGCCACGGGCATCGTCATCTACCTGGCGCTGGAGCGGTATGCGGTGACGCATCCCGCGCAAGAGGGCCAGGCAGCGTAA
- a CDS encoding aspartate/glutamate racemase family protein, protein MRIKIINPNTTQSMTDKIGACARAVARPGTEIVAVSPAMGPASIESHYDEALAVPGLLQEIAAGERDGIDGYVIACFGDPGLLAARELAAGPVLGIAEAAMHLASMLGSSFSVVTTLGRTIGQARHLAEAYGMARFCANVRACELPVLELEDPRSGARERIVAECRRALDEDGSDVIVLGCAGMADLCEHVADVLGVPVIDGVAAATQLVESMVNLRLRTSKRGELARPLPKAYSGALQGFAIRG, encoded by the coding sequence GTGCGCATCAAGATCATCAACCCCAACACCACGCAGAGCATGACCGACAAGATCGGTGCCTGCGCCCGCGCGGTGGCGCGGCCCGGCACCGAGATCGTGGCGGTCAGCCCCGCGATGGGGCCGGCCTCCATCGAGAGCCATTACGACGAGGCGCTGGCCGTGCCCGGCCTGCTGCAGGAAATCGCGGCCGGCGAGCGTGACGGTATCGACGGCTACGTGATCGCCTGTTTCGGCGACCCCGGCCTGCTGGCGGCCCGTGAACTGGCCGCCGGCCCGGTGCTGGGCATCGCCGAGGCGGCCATGCACCTGGCCAGCATGCTGGGCAGCAGCTTCTCGGTGGTGACGACGCTGGGCCGCACCATCGGCCAGGCCCGCCACCTGGCCGAGGCTTACGGCATGGCGCGCTTCTGCGCCAACGTGCGCGCCTGCGAGCTGCCGGTGCTGGAGCTGGAAGACCCGCGCAGCGGCGCGCGTGAGCGCATCGTGGCCGAGTGCCGGCGCGCGCTGGACGAAGACGGCTCCGACGTCATCGTGCTGGGCTGCGCCGGCATGGCCGACCTGTGCGAGCACGTGGCCGACGTGCTGGGCGTGCCGGTGATCGACGGCGTGGCGGCCGCGACGCAGCTGGTGGAATCGATGGTGAACCTGCGGCTGCGCACCAGCAAGCGCGGCGAGCTGGCGCGGCCGCTGCCCAAGGCCTACAGCGGCGCGCTGCAGGGCTTTGCCATCCGCGGTTGA